A section of the Malus sylvestris chromosome 17, drMalSylv7.2, whole genome shotgun sequence genome encodes:
- the LOC126612524 gene encoding notchless protein homolog — translation MAMEVEETEGKTVLCLLTDPDGTPLGSSVYLPQNTEPQHLQQIVNQLLKNEERLPYAFYIQDQELLESLGKYAEKKKISVEKVLNIVYQPQAVFRIRPVHRCSATIAGHTEAVLSVAFSPDGQHLASGSGDTTVRLWDLNTQMPLHTCTGHKNWVLSIAWSPDGKHLVSGSKSGELQCWDPLTGNPSGNPLIGHKKWITGISWEPVHLSSPCRRFVSASKDGDARIWDVTLRKSVICLSGHTLAVTCVKWGGDGVIYTGSQDCTIKVWETTQGKLIRELKGHGHWVNSLTLSTEYVLRTGAFDHTCKQYSSPEEMKKAALERYNKMKGNAPERLVSGSDDFTMFLWEPFVSKQPKTRMTGHQQLVNHVCFSPDGQWIASASFDRSVKLWNGTTGKFVAAFRGHVGPVYQISWSADSRLLVSGSKDSTLKVWDIRARALKQDLPGHADEVFAVDWGPDGGKVASGGKDRVLKLWMG, via the exons ATGGCTATGGAGGTGGAAGAAACAGAGGGGAAGACTGTGTTGTGCCTGCTGACGGACCCAGATGGGACTCCATTAGGAAGCTCCGTCTACCTTCCTCAGAACACTGAGCCGCAACACCTTCAGCAAATCGTCAATCAGCTTCTCAAAAAT GAGGAGAGGCTACCTTATGCTTTCTATATACAAGATCAGGAACTTCTTGAGTCACTTGGAAAATatgcagagaagaagaaaa TTTCCGTGGAGAAGGTACTCAACATAGTTTATCAACCACAAGCTGTTTTCCGAATTCGTCCTGTTCATCGTTGCTCAGCAACAATTGCTG GTCACACAGAAGCTGTACTTTCAGTTGCTTTTAGTCCTGATGGTCAACATTTGGCTAGTGGTTCTGGTGATACAACTGTCCGACTATGGGACCTTAATACTCAGATGCCATTGCACACATGCACAG GACATAAGAATTGGGTCCTTTCTATTGCATGGTCACCTGATGGTAAGCATCTTGTTAGTGGCAGCAAGTCTGGAGAACTTCAATGTTGGGATCCACTGACAGGGAATCCATCAGGCAATCCACTTATC GGCCACAAGAAATGGATTACTGGAATCTCTTGGGAACCAGTCCACCTTAGCTCTCCGTGTCGACGCTTCGTAAGTGCTAGCAAAGATGGTGATGCACGCATATGGGATGTTACGTTGAGGAAATCTGTTATATGTCTTAGTGGCCACACACTTGCAGTAACTTGTGTAAAATGGGGTGGAGATGGTGTCATATATACAgg CTCCCAGGATTGTACCATCAAAGTATGGGAGACCACTCAAGGAAAACTAATTCGTGAACTGAAG GGTCATGGTCATTGGGTTAACTCTCTTACATTGAGTACTGAATATGTTCTTCGTACTGGAGCCTTTGATCACACTTGCAAGCAATATTCATCTCCAGAGGAAATGAAGAAG GCAGCTTTGGAAAGATATAACAAAATGAAAGGCAATGCCCCTGAAAGATTGGTTTCTGGATCCGATGATTTTACAATGTTTCTATGGGAACCTTTTGTCAGCAAACAACCTAAAACTCGCATGACAGGTCATCAACAG CTTGTAAACCACGTCTGCTTTTCACCTGATGGGCAATGGATAGCAAGTGCCTCATTTGATAGGTCTGTCAAGTTATGGAACGGCACTACTGGAAAATTTGTTGCAGCTTTCCGGGGCCATGTTGGCCCTGTCTACCAGATCAG CTGGTCGGCAGACAGTAGGCTGCTTGTAAGTGGCAGCAAAGATTCCACTCTCAAG GTTTGGGATATCAGGGCACGGGCGCTAAAACAAGACCTTCCAGGCCATGCTGATGAG GTTTTTGCTGTCGATTGGGGTCCAGATGGTGGGAAGGTTGCCTCGGGTGGCAAGGATAGAGTTCTGAAGCTATGGATGGGCTAG
- the LOC126612525 gene encoding glutathione S-transferase F12: MVVKVYGPVMAACPQRVMVCLLEKGVNFEIVDVDLEAGEHKRPEFLTRQPFGQVPVVEDGDFRLFESRAIIRYYAAKYAGRGPNLLGTTLEEKAVVDQWLEVEGHNFNDLVYTLVLQLLVLPRMGQRGDAALINACEEKLEKVFDVYEERLSKSKYLAGETFTLADLSHLPGIRYLIDEAKLGHLVTGRKKVNAWWEDISNRPSWKKLMQLASDY, translated from the exons ATGGTTGTCAAAGTATATGGTCCAGTAATGGCAGCCTGCCCCCAAAGGGTGATGGTTTGCCTTTTGGAGAAAGGAGTGAACTTTGAAATTGTAGATGTTGATCTTGAGGCAGGAGAGCACAAGCGACCCGAGTTTCTCACCCGTCAG CCGTTTGGGCAAGTTCCAGTTGTAGAAGATGGTGACTTCAGGCTCTTTG AATCTAGGGCGATCATAAGGTACTACGCAGCCAAGTATGCAGGCCGTGGTCCCAACCTATTGGGAACAACTCTGGAGGAGAAAGCAGTTGTTGACCAGTGGCTGGAAGTGGAAGGCCACAACTTCAACGACCTGGTTTACACTCTGGTGCTCCAGCTTCTTGTCCTGCCACGGATGGGTCAACGTGGCGACGCTGCATTAATCAATGCATGTGAGGAGAAACTGGAGAAGGTGTTTGATGTTTATGAGGAAAGATTGTCAAAAAGCAAATATCTTGCTGGAGAAACTTTCACTCTGGCTGATCTGAGCCATCTTCCTGGGATTAGGTATCTGATTGATGAAGCTAAACTGGGGCATTTGGTGACTGGGAGGAAGAAAGTGAATGCATGGTGGGAGGACATATCCAACAGGCCTTCTTGGAAGAAACTAATGCAGCTTGCTAGTGACTACTAG
- the LOC126612526 gene encoding auxin response factor 8-like isoform X1 yields the protein MKLSASGLGQQDHEGGGGGGVEKKCLNSELWHACAGPLVSLPTRGTRVVYFPQGHSDQVAATTNKQIDAHLPNYPSLPPQLICQLHNITMHADVETDEVYAQMTLQPLTPQEQKETFLPMELGLPSKQPTNYFCKTLTASDTSTHGGFSVPRRAAEKVFPPLDFTLQPPAQELIARDLHDVEWKFRHIFRGQPKRHLLTTGWSVFVSAKRLVAGDSVLFIWNEKNQLFLGIRRATRPQTVMPSSVLSSDSMHIGLLAAAAHAASTNSCFTVFYNPRASPSEFVIPLSKYIKAVFHTRVSVGMRFRMLFETEESSVRRYMGTITGISDLDPVRWPNSHWRSVKVGWDESTAGERQPRVSLWEIEPLTTFPMYPSLFPLRLKRPWHPGASSMHDNRDESNSLMWLRGGAVEQGLQSMNFQNVGMFPWMQQRLDSTLIGNDHNQQYQAMLAAGSQNLGSGDQLRQQMMHFQQPFQYVQQSGSHNPMLQLQQQAIQQSIPHNVLQGQQQVSMENMPQHLLQQQFNNQTDEQAQQHQNAYQDALKVQNEQLHQSQQMNVSSTSFLKTDLSDSSTKFSASTTPRQNMLGTLCPDGSGNLLSMSRAGHSMPTEQSPQQSWAPKYAHGQANAFANSMSFPPFNEKDNAVEQENLNSDTHNPTLFGVNIESSGLLFPTSAPSFATSSNDADISMPLGDSGLQRSLYGCMQDSSELLHSAGQVDPPTPNNCTFVKVYKSGSVGRSLDISRFSSYHELREELGQMFGIEGKLEDRLRSGWQLVFVDREDDVLLLGDDPWESFVNNVWYIKILSPEDVHKMGHQAVESFSPNTGQRLNSGGGEGQDIVSGLPSLGSLEY from the exons ATGAAGCTTTCAGCATCAGGGCTGGGTCAGCAGGATCATGAAG gagggggaggaggaggagtggaaaagaagtgcTTGAATTCGGAGCTGTGGCATGCGTGCGCTGGGCCTCTGGTATCCCTGCCGACACGTGGGACTCGTGTGGTCTACTTTCCGCAGGGCCACAGCGACCAGGTTGCCGCCACTACCAACAAGCAAATTGATGCCCACCTACCAAACTACCCGAGCTTGCCGCCCCAGTTGATCTGTCAGCTCCATAATATCACCATGCAT gcagatgtggagACAGATGAAGTATATGCCCAAATGACATTGCAGCCTTTGACGCCG caagaacaaaaagaaacattTCTTCCAATGGAGTTGGggcttccaagcaagcaacccacAAACTACTTTTGCAAGACATTGACCGCGAGTGATACTAGTACACATGGTGGCTTCTCTGTTCCTCGTCGTGCTGCCGAGAAAGTTTTTCCTCCACTT GATTTTACGCTACAACCACCAGCTCAGGAACTTATTGCTAGGGATCTCCATGATGTTGAGTGGAAGTTTAGGCATATTTTTCGAG GACAGCCGAAACGACATCTTCTTACTACAGGCTGGAGTGTGTTTGTTAGTGCCAAAAGACTTGTTGCTGGAGATTCTGTTCTTTTTATTTG GAATGAAAAGAATCAGCTTTTTTTGGGGATTCGTCGTGCCACTCGACCACAAACTGTGATGCCGTCTTCTGTTTTGTCAAGTGATAGCATGCATATTGGACTTCTTGCTGCTGCAGCTCATGCAGCTTCAACTAACAGCTGTTTTACAGTTTTTTATAATCCAAG GGCTAGTCCATCTGAGTTTGTCATACCCCTATCAAAATACATTAAAGCAGTATTTCACACACGTGTTTCAGTTGGGATGCGATTCCGGATGCTATTTGAGACTGAAGAGTCTAGTGTCAGAAG GTACATGGGTACGATAACTGGCATAAGTGATCTGGATCCTGTTCGGTGGCCAAATTCTCATTGGCGATCTGTCAAG gtTGGTTGGGATGAGTCTACTGCAGGTGAGAGGCAGCCAAGGGTATCATTATGGGAGATTGAGCCTTTGACAACTTTCCCCATGTACCCATCACTGTTTCCCCTTCGACTGAAACGTCCTTGGCATCCTGGGGCCTCATCTATGCATG ATAATAGAGATGAATCTAATAGCTTAATGTGGCTAAGGGGGGGAGCTGTAGAGCAAGGTCTTCAGTCCATGAACTTTCAAAATGTTGGTATGTTTCCATGGATGCAACAGAGATTGGATTCGACATTGATTGGAAATGATCACAATCAGCAGTACCAGGCCATGTTGGCTGCTGGTTCGCAGAATCTAGGAAGTGGAGATCAGCTAAGACAACAGATGATGCACTTTCAGCAGCCTTTTCAGTATGTTCAGCAGTCGGGTAGCCACAATCCGATGCTGCAGTTACAACAGCAAGCAATTCAGCAGTCAATCCCTCATAATGTCCTGCAGGGACAGCAACAAGTTTCAATGGAGAATATGCCTCAGCACCTTCTCCAGCAACAATTTAACAATCAAACAGATGAGCAGGCTCAGCAACACCAAAACGCCTATCAGGATGCACTCAAGGTTCAAAATGAACAACTCCATCAGAGTCAGCAAATGAATGTGTCATCTACGTCGTTCCTGAAAACGGACTTAAGTGATTCAAGCACAAAGTTCTCAGCATCTACTACTCCTAGACAGAACATGCTTGGTACACTGTGTCCTGATGGGAGCGGAAATCTTTTGAGCATGTCCAGAGCTGGTCATTCAATGCCAACTGAGCAGTCACCTCAGCAATCCTGGGCTCCAAAGTATGCACATGGACAGGCCAATGCTTTTGCCAACTCAATGTCATTTCCACCATTTAATGAGAAAGACAATGCAGTTGAGCAAGAGAATTTAAATTCAGATACCCATAATCCTACTCTGTTTGGTGTTAATATTGAATCTTCTGGACTTCTATTCCCAACCAGTGCGCCCAGTTTTGCGACTTCCTCAAATGATGCTGACATTTCAATGCCTTTAGGGGACTCGGGACTTCAGAGATCTCTGTATGGTTGCATGCAAGACTCTTCTGAGTTGTTGCACAGTGCAGGGCAAGTTGATCCACCGACCCCCAACAATTGTACATTTGTCAAG GTTTATAAGTCAGGGTCAGTTGGCCGCTCACTGGACATATCCCGGTTCAGCAGCTATCATGAGCTGCGAGAAGAGCTGGGACAGATGTTTGGGATTGAGGGGAAGTTGGAGGATCGTCTTAGATCAGGCTGGCAGCTTGTATTCGTTGACAGGGAGGATGATGTGCTTCTCCTTGGAGACGACCCATGGGA GTCTTTTGTGAACAATGTTTGGTATATCAAGATACTTTCTCCTGAGGATGTGCACAAAATGGGGCACCAAGCAGTTGAATCCTTTAGCCCAAATACAGGTCAAAGGTTGAACAGCGGTGGTGGCGAAGGTCAAGACATTGTTTCAGGGCTACCATCTCTCGGCTCACTTGAATATTGA
- the LOC126612526 gene encoding auxin response factor 8-like isoform X2, producing the protein MKLSASGLGQQDHEGGGGGGVEKKCLNSELWHACAGPLVSLPTRGTRVVYFPQGHSDQVAATTNKQIDAHLPNYPSLPPQLICQLHNITMHADVETDEVYAQMTLQPLTPQEQKETFLPMELGLPSKQPTNYFCKTLTASDTSTHGGFSVPRRAAEKVFPPLDFTLQPPAQELIARDLHDVEWKFRHIFRGQPKRHLLTTGWSVFVSAKRLVAGDSVLFIWNEKNQLFLGIRRATRPQTVMPSSVLSSDSMHIGLLAAAAHAASTNSCFTVFYNPRASPSEFVIPLSKYIKAVFHTRVSVGMRFRMLFETEESSVRRYMGTITGISDLDPVRWPNSHWRSVKVGWDESTAGERQPRVSLWEIEPLTTFPMYPSLFPLRLKRPWHPGASSMHDNRDESNSLMWLRGGAVEQGLQSMNFQNVGMFPWMQQRLDSTLIGNDHNQQYQAMLAAGSQNLGSGDQLRQQMMHFQQPFQYVQQSGSHNPMLQLQQQAIQQSIPHNVLQGQQQVSMENMPQHLLQQQFNNQTDEQAQQHQNAYQDALKVQNEQLHQSQQMNVSSTSFLKTDLSDSSTKFSASTTPRQNMLGTLCPDGSGNLLSMSRAGHSMPTEQSPQQSWAPNAPSFATSSNDADISMPLGDSGLQRSLYGCMQDSSELLHSAGQVDPPTPNNCTFVKVYKSGSVGRSLDISRFSSYHELREELGQMFGIEGKLEDRLRSGWQLVFVDREDDVLLLGDDPWESFVNNVWYIKILSPEDVHKMGHQAVESFSPNTGQRLNSGGGEGQDIVSGLPSLGSLEY; encoded by the exons ATGAAGCTTTCAGCATCAGGGCTGGGTCAGCAGGATCATGAAG gagggggaggaggaggagtggaaaagaagtgcTTGAATTCGGAGCTGTGGCATGCGTGCGCTGGGCCTCTGGTATCCCTGCCGACACGTGGGACTCGTGTGGTCTACTTTCCGCAGGGCCACAGCGACCAGGTTGCCGCCACTACCAACAAGCAAATTGATGCCCACCTACCAAACTACCCGAGCTTGCCGCCCCAGTTGATCTGTCAGCTCCATAATATCACCATGCAT gcagatgtggagACAGATGAAGTATATGCCCAAATGACATTGCAGCCTTTGACGCCG caagaacaaaaagaaacattTCTTCCAATGGAGTTGGggcttccaagcaagcaacccacAAACTACTTTTGCAAGACATTGACCGCGAGTGATACTAGTACACATGGTGGCTTCTCTGTTCCTCGTCGTGCTGCCGAGAAAGTTTTTCCTCCACTT GATTTTACGCTACAACCACCAGCTCAGGAACTTATTGCTAGGGATCTCCATGATGTTGAGTGGAAGTTTAGGCATATTTTTCGAG GACAGCCGAAACGACATCTTCTTACTACAGGCTGGAGTGTGTTTGTTAGTGCCAAAAGACTTGTTGCTGGAGATTCTGTTCTTTTTATTTG GAATGAAAAGAATCAGCTTTTTTTGGGGATTCGTCGTGCCACTCGACCACAAACTGTGATGCCGTCTTCTGTTTTGTCAAGTGATAGCATGCATATTGGACTTCTTGCTGCTGCAGCTCATGCAGCTTCAACTAACAGCTGTTTTACAGTTTTTTATAATCCAAG GGCTAGTCCATCTGAGTTTGTCATACCCCTATCAAAATACATTAAAGCAGTATTTCACACACGTGTTTCAGTTGGGATGCGATTCCGGATGCTATTTGAGACTGAAGAGTCTAGTGTCAGAAG GTACATGGGTACGATAACTGGCATAAGTGATCTGGATCCTGTTCGGTGGCCAAATTCTCATTGGCGATCTGTCAAG gtTGGTTGGGATGAGTCTACTGCAGGTGAGAGGCAGCCAAGGGTATCATTATGGGAGATTGAGCCTTTGACAACTTTCCCCATGTACCCATCACTGTTTCCCCTTCGACTGAAACGTCCTTGGCATCCTGGGGCCTCATCTATGCATG ATAATAGAGATGAATCTAATAGCTTAATGTGGCTAAGGGGGGGAGCTGTAGAGCAAGGTCTTCAGTCCATGAACTTTCAAAATGTTGGTATGTTTCCATGGATGCAACAGAGATTGGATTCGACATTGATTGGAAATGATCACAATCAGCAGTACCAGGCCATGTTGGCTGCTGGTTCGCAGAATCTAGGAAGTGGAGATCAGCTAAGACAACAGATGATGCACTTTCAGCAGCCTTTTCAGTATGTTCAGCAGTCGGGTAGCCACAATCCGATGCTGCAGTTACAACAGCAAGCAATTCAGCAGTCAATCCCTCATAATGTCCTGCAGGGACAGCAACAAGTTTCAATGGAGAATATGCCTCAGCACCTTCTCCAGCAACAATTTAACAATCAAACAGATGAGCAGGCTCAGCAACACCAAAACGCCTATCAGGATGCACTCAAGGTTCAAAATGAACAACTCCATCAGAGTCAGCAAATGAATGTGTCATCTACGTCGTTCCTGAAAACGGACTTAAGTGATTCAAGCACAAAGTTCTCAGCATCTACTACTCCTAGACAGAACATGCTTGGTACACTGTGTCCTGATGGGAGCGGAAATCTTTTGAGCATGTCCAGAGCTGGTCATTCAATGCCAACTGAGCAGTCACCTCAGCAATCCTGGGCTCCAAA TGCGCCCAGTTTTGCGACTTCCTCAAATGATGCTGACATTTCAATGCCTTTAGGGGACTCGGGACTTCAGAGATCTCTGTATGGTTGCATGCAAGACTCTTCTGAGTTGTTGCACAGTGCAGGGCAAGTTGATCCACCGACCCCCAACAATTGTACATTTGTCAAG GTTTATAAGTCAGGGTCAGTTGGCCGCTCACTGGACATATCCCGGTTCAGCAGCTATCATGAGCTGCGAGAAGAGCTGGGACAGATGTTTGGGATTGAGGGGAAGTTGGAGGATCGTCTTAGATCAGGCTGGCAGCTTGTATTCGTTGACAGGGAGGATGATGTGCTTCTCCTTGGAGACGACCCATGGGA GTCTTTTGTGAACAATGTTTGGTATATCAAGATACTTTCTCCTGAGGATGTGCACAAAATGGGGCACCAAGCAGTTGAATCCTTTAGCCCAAATACAGGTCAAAGGTTGAACAGCGGTGGTGGCGAAGGTCAAGACATTGTTTCAGGGCTACCATCTCTCGGCTCACTTGAATATTGA
- the LOC126612527 gene encoding pentatricopeptide repeat-containing protein At5g66520-like, producing the protein MKSSRRALSILDQCLTMAHIKQTQSHLTVSGTLFDPYAAAKIIAFCSESNSGDLRHAFRLFRHMPHRTTYIWNVMIRAFAERNESMRALSLYNDMIQSGLLPNNYTFSFLLRACADLSYLSMGLLLHCHAIRLGWESYDFVQNGLIHLYVTCDSINPARKLFDMSVYKDVVTWTALINGYVKSGQVEVARELFDEMPEKNAVSWSALINGYVQVGLFSEALELFVDMQVSGVLPNHAGIVGALTACAFLGALDQGRWIHAYVSRKGMKLDRVLGTALVDMYTKCGCVETAHAVFNEMPSRDVFAFTSLISGLANSGESESAISLFARMQNEGIAPNEVTFICVLSACSRMGLVDEGLRIFGSMSNIFGIQPGVQHYGCLVDLLGRAGMLEEAKKVVREMPMEPDSYVLGALLNACRVHGDVELGKEMVERLSGKSLDHSGVRVLLSNIYASANQWDDVTMLRKGMEEKKVRKVPGCSSLEVNGEVFEFVAGDRSHVLMDEITLVSLAIDKHLKSFWIDRDDYKLTE; encoded by the coding sequence ATGAAATCAAGCAGGAGAGCTCTGTCAATTTTGGACCAATGCCTCACGATGGCGCATATCAAGCAAACTCAATCCCACCTCACAGTTTCCGGCACCCTTTTCGATCCTTACGCAGCTGCCAAGATCATCGCCTTCTGTTCCGAATCGAACTCCGGCGATTTACGCCATGCATTTCGACTCTTCCGCCACATGCCACACCGGACCACCTACATTTGGAACGTCATGATCAGAGCTTTCGCCGAGAGAAATGAGTCCATGAGAGCTCTGTCTCTCTACAACGACATGATTCAAAGCGGCCTCCTGCCCAACAACTACActttctcctttcttcttcGAGCTTGCGCCGACCTCTCATATCTGTCAATGGGTTTGTTGCTCCATTGCCATGCAATCCGGTTGGGGTGGGAGTCGTACGATTTTGTGCAGAATGGGTTGATCCATTTGTATGTGACTTGTGATTCCATAAACCCAGCTCGGAAACTGTTCGATATGAGCGTTTATAAAGATGTTGTTACCTGGACTGCGTTGATTAACGGGTACGTGAAGTCTGGTCAAGTTGAGGTTGCACGGGAGCTGTTCGATGAAATGCCTGAGAAGAATGCTGTTTCGTGGAGCGCTTTGATAAATGGGTATGTGCAAGTTGGGTTGTTCAGTGAGGCTTTGGAGCTTTTCGTCGATATGCAGGTTTCTGGGGTTTTGCCTAACCATGCCGGGATTGTTGGTGCACTCACTGCTTGTGCTTTCCTTGGTGCACTGGATCAAGGAAGGTGGATACATGCATATGTGAGCCGGAAGGGGATGAAATTAGATAGAGTGTTGGGCACTGCTCTTGTCGACATGTACACAAAGTGCGGTTGTGTTGAAACTGCTCATGCTGTGTTTAATGAGATGCCGAGTAGGGATGTCTTTGCTTTCACTTCTTTGATTTCAGGGCTTGCAAATAGCGGTGAAAGTGAGAGCGCCATATCGTTGTTTGCGAGAATGCAGAATGAAGGAATTGCGCCCAATGAAGTTACATTCATATGCGTGTTGAGTGCTTGCAGTCGGATGGGTTTGGTGGACGAGGGATTGCGAATCTTTGGAAGTATGAGTAACATTTTCGGGATACAGCCAGGGGTCCAGCACTATGGTTGTTTGGTTGATTTACTGGGAAGAGCTGGTATGCTAGAAGAGGCAAAGAAAGTTGTGAGAGAGATGCCCATGGAACCAGACTCGTACGTCTTGGGTGCATTGCTCAATGCTTGTAGGGTTCATGGAGATGTTGAGTTAGGTAAAGAAATGGTCGAGCGCTTGTCTGGGAAAAGCTTAGACCACAGTGGCGTGCGTGTTCTTCTTTCAAACATCTACGCCTCCGCCAACCAGTGGGACGATGTCACAATGCTGAGGAAGGGAATGGAGGAGAAAAAGGTGAGAAAGGTGCCAGGATGTAGCTCGCTCGAAGTCAATGGCGAGGTTTTTGAGTTTGTTGCCGGAGACCGGTCGCATGTGCTCATGGACGAAATCACGTTGGTGTCGCTTGCGATTGACAAGCATTTGAAGTCTTTTTGGATTGATAGGGATGATTACAAACTAACTGAATAA